From a single Miscanthus floridulus cultivar M001 chromosome 8, ASM1932011v1, whole genome shotgun sequence genomic region:
- the LOC136476475 gene encoding putative glycerol-3-phosphate transporter 1, whose product MSLSQEMTSRKPPGLRLFGGASSLRTYQTLVLVLTFFAYTCFHMTRKITSIVKSALDPQTKVGFSHWGRLHMSKSNALNIGWLPFNTVDGSALLGEIDVAFLAVYSIGMFFAGHIGDRMDLRIFLTIGMIGTAVFTTLFGAGYWLNVHSFYYFLVIQMLSGLFQSIGWPSVVAVVGNWFGKSKRGLIMGIWNAHTSIGNIAGSLLAAFLLKFGWGWSFAIPSLIMALVGLMVYIFLPVNPELMEIDIDSGEFNCEKDTVKEPLLEPDQEVKHKAVGFLEAWRIPGVAPFALCLFFSKLVAYTFLYWLPFYISHTRIGGQYLSDAMAGSLSTIFDVGGVLGGVLSGHISDRLNARAITAASFMYCAIPALFLYRTYGSMSIMWNISLMFITGMFVNGPYALITTAVSADLGTHSSLNGNSRALATVTAIIDGTGSVGAAIGPLLTGYISSKSWSAVFTMLMAAALLAGLLLTKLVCAELKGKTPSDASTDVTDAQGTYSDEV is encoded by the exons ATGTCTCTCTCTCAAGAGATGACGAGTAGGAAACCTCCTGGTCTTCGGTTATTTGGAGGTGCCAGTTCGCTCAGAACGTACCAGACACTAGTCCTGGTCCTTACATTTTTTGCATACACATGCTTTCATATGACTCGGAAGATCACAAGCATCGTCAAGAGCGCTCTTGATCCTCAGACGAAGGTGGGATTCTCCCACTGGGGACGACTGCACATGAGCAAGAGCAACGCTCTTAACATTGGCTGGTTGCCATTTAACACTGTTGATGGTTCAGCATTACTTGGTGAGATAGATGTTGCGTTCCTCGCTGTATATTCTATTGGGATGTTCTTTGCTGGACATATTGGGGATCGCATGGATTTAAGGATCTTTCTGACAATTGGCATGATTGGCACTGCTGTATTCACAACTCTCTTTGGTGCTGGATATTGGCTGAATGTCCACAGCTTCTACTATTTCTTGGTTATTCAGATGCTTTCTGGTCTGTTTCAATCAATTGGGTGGCCTTCAGTTGTTGCAGTTGTTGGTAACTGGTTTGGGAAGAGCAAGAGGGGGTTAATCATGGGCATATGGAATGCACACACTTCTATTGGGAACATAGCTGGCTCACTGCTTGCTGCATTCCTCTTGAAGTTTGGGTGGGGTTGGTCATTTGCCATCCCCAGCCTTATCATGGCTCTTGTTGGTTTGATGGTGTATATTTTCTTGCCGGTTAATCCTGAGCTAATGGAGATAGATATTGACAGTGGTGAATTTAACTGTGAGAAGGACACTGTGAAGGAGCCCCTTTTGGAACCAGACCAAGAAGTGAAACATAAGGCTGTGGGTTTCTTAGAGGCATGGAGGATTCCTGGAGTTGCGCCATTTGCTCTTTGCCTCTTCTTCTCCAAATTGGTTGCATATACCTTCCTGTATTGGCTACCGTTCTACATCAGCCATACAC GTATTGGTGGTCAGTACCTCTCTGATGCTATGGCTGGCAGCTTATCAACAATCTTTGATGTTGGTGGTGTGTTGGGAGGAGTGCTTTCCGGTCACATCTCTGATCGTTTAAATGCACGAGCAATCACAGCTGCTAGCTTCATGTACTGTGCGATACCTGCCCTCTTCCTGTACCGCACATATGGAAGCATGTCGATAATGTGGAATATCTCCCTCATGTTCATCACTGGAATGTTTGTGAATGGGCCTTATGCCCTGATCACAACTGCAGTGTCAGCTGACCTTGGCACCCACAGCTCTTTGAATGGCAACTCCCGAGCACTGGCCACTGTGACAGCAATAATTGATGGGACAGGGTCTGTTGGAGCTGCCATTGGACCCTTGCTAACAGGATACATCTCATCGAAGAGCTGGAGTGCTGTCTTCACAATGTTGATGGCAGCAGCTCTCCTTGCTGGGCTCCTATTGACAAAGCTTGTATGTGCCGAGCTAAAAGGAAAAACACCTTCCGATGCAAGCACGGACGTTACTGATGCACAAGGTACCTACTCAGATGAAGTGTAA